A region of Faecalibacterium taiwanense DNA encodes the following proteins:
- a CDS encoding DegV family protein, translating into MFDIITDSACDLTLDTAKQLQIEVVPFYVSLDGEHYRKEGKEIAVRDFYQFMVDNPSAYPKTSLASIEDFEQAFRAHAAAGRDVLCLVFTSKMSGCVGSARNARDLVLEDFPDARIEVIDSAAATVTESTMVENAVAMRDAGCTLDETVTWLEAEKATNQIFFTVGNLDYLIKGGRIGKVTGRAANMLGIKPMILFKDGEIFSGGVARGRQKSFEKALEQLMNYLDAHGGTPDDYRITVGYGYDEEEGKRLWMQTRAALRAKYPGAQCEVGLLQIGCTIAVHTGPYALGMGVMRRWKKQG; encoded by the coding sequence ATGTTTGATATCATTACCGACAGCGCATGCGACCTGACGCTGGACACTGCCAAACAGCTCCAAATCGAGGTCGTGCCCTTCTATGTCTCGCTGGACGGCGAGCACTACCGCAAAGAAGGCAAGGAGATCGCCGTGCGGGACTTCTACCAGTTCATGGTGGACAACCCTTCGGCCTACCCCAAAACCAGCCTTGCTTCCATTGAGGACTTTGAGCAGGCATTCCGTGCCCATGCTGCTGCTGGCCGGGATGTGCTGTGTCTGGTGTTCACCAGCAAGATGAGCGGCTGTGTGGGCAGCGCCCGCAATGCCCGGGATCTGGTGCTGGAAGATTTCCCCGATGCACGCATTGAGGTCATTGACAGCGCGGCGGCTACCGTTACCGAGTCCACCATGGTGGAAAACGCCGTGGCCATGCGGGACGCAGGCTGCACGCTGGACGAGACCGTGACATGGCTGGAAGCAGAGAAAGCTACCAACCAGATCTTCTTCACGGTAGGCAATCTGGACTATCTCATTAAGGGCGGCCGCATTGGCAAGGTGACGGGCCGTGCAGCCAACATGCTGGGCATCAAGCCGATGATCCTGTTCAAGGATGGCGAGATCTTCTCCGGCGGCGTGGCACGCGGCCGACAGAAGAGCTTTGAAAAAGCGCTGGAACAGCTGATGAACTATCTGGATGCCCACGGCGGCACCCCGGACGACTACCGCATCACCGTAGGCTACGGCTACGACGAAGAGGAAGGCAAGCGCCTGTGGATGCAGACCCGCGCGGCCCTGCGTGCAAAGTACCCCGGCGCACAGTGCGAAGTGGGCCTGTTGCAGATCGGCTGCACCATTGCCGTGCACACCGGCCCCTATGCGCTGGGCATGGGCGTGATGCGCCGCTGGAAAAAGCAGGGCTGA
- a CDS encoding adenylosuccinate synthase: MLTAITGINWGDEGKGRMVDLISQEYDIVARYQGGNNAGHTVKNERGKFVLNLLPSGILRPNVVCVMGNGMVIDPHHLDGEINKLREQGVEISPANLKISDRATITMPYHVEQDGLEEARLSKTGAQFGSTKRGIAYAYGDKYMKKTLRMGDLLHLDDAVKKRLVTMVDSKNLVMEGSYNAAPISVDEMWAWLEKYAAIFKDYICDVGQYLADADAAGKKVLFEAQLGALRDIDFGIYPYTTSSNVIGAYAPIGAGIPGHKLHNSIGVMKAYSSCVGDGPFAAELAMTEEEKHDLREAGHEYGAATGRPRRVGPIDLVASRYGVFCQGCDEVALTLLDVLDYMEKIPMVTAYKLTDGSTTTRFPMGEALDTAQPVVEYLPGWHCDITAARKWEDLPKEARDYVEYLEKAVGCKITYISVGAEREAYIHHV; encoded by the coding sequence ATGCTTACTGCAATTACGGGTATCAACTGGGGCGATGAAGGCAAGGGCCGCATGGTCGACCTCATCAGCCAGGAGTATGACATCGTTGCACGTTATCAGGGCGGCAACAACGCCGGTCACACGGTCAAGAACGAGCGCGGCAAGTTCGTGCTGAATCTGCTGCCCTCCGGCATCCTGCGTCCGAACGTGGTCTGCGTTATGGGCAACGGCATGGTCATCGACCCGCATCATCTGGACGGCGAGATCAACAAGCTGCGGGAGCAGGGCGTTGAGATCAGCCCGGCAAACCTGAAGATCTCCGACCGTGCAACCATCACCATGCCCTACCATGTGGAGCAGGACGGTCTGGAAGAAGCACGTCTGTCCAAGACCGGCGCACAGTTCGGCTCCACCAAGCGCGGCATTGCCTACGCTTACGGCGACAAGTACATGAAGAAGACCCTGCGCATGGGCGACCTGCTGCATCTGGACGACGCTGTGAAGAAGCGCCTGGTCACCATGGTGGATTCCAAGAATCTGGTCATGGAGGGCAGCTACAACGCAGCTCCCATCAGCGTGGATGAGATGTGGGCATGGCTCGAAAAGTATGCCGCCATCTTCAAGGATTACATCTGCGATGTGGGCCAGTATCTGGCCGATGCAGACGCTGCAGGCAAGAAGGTCCTGTTCGAGGCTCAGCTGGGCGCTCTGCGCGACATCGATTTCGGCATTTACCCCTATACCACCTCTTCCAACGTCATCGGTGCTTACGCTCCCATCGGCGCAGGTATCCCGGGCCACAAGCTGCACAACTCCATCGGCGTGATGAAGGCTTACTCCTCCTGCGTGGGTGACGGCCCCTTCGCTGCCGAGCTGGCTATGACCGAAGAGGAAAAGCACGACCTGCGTGAGGCTGGCCACGAGTACGGTGCAGCCACCGGCCGTCCCCGCCGCGTTGGCCCCATCGATCTGGTGGCAAGCCGCTACGGCGTGTTCTGCCAGGGCTGCGATGAAGTTGCTCTGACCCTGCTGGACGTGCTGGACTACATGGAAAAGATCCCCATGGTCACTGCCTACAAGCTGACCGATGGCAGCACCACCACCCGCTTCCCCATGGGCGAAGCTCTGGACACCGCACAGCCCGTGGTGGAGTACCTGCCCGGCTGGCACTGTGATATCACCGCAGCCCGCAAGTGGGAAGACCTGCCCAAGGAAGCACGCGATTACGTGGAATATCTGGAAAAGGCTGTCGGCTGCAAGATCACCTACATCTCTGTGGGTGCCGAGCGTGAGGCTTATATCCACCACGTATGA